A portion of the Desertifilum tharense IPPAS B-1220 genome contains these proteins:
- a CDS encoding FAD-dependent oxidoreductase, with amino-acid sequence MTGLQLVLIGGGHAHAIVVEQLRKRPLAGVRVTLISDTTHAPYSGMLPGHVAGFYDFETCHIPLEPLCQKAGVEFYCDRAIGLDLENQRVLCEQRPPVAFDWLSIDVGSTPAKTAVVGAAENAIAAKPVPQFLAAWNQFLEQMPQTPQSIGIVGGGAGGVELALNMRGRFQQLGVASQIAIHLFHRSDRLTPQHNRYVSQTLEKLLHQNGIQLHLEAEVKAIAPTQVICQSGLSVECHPVFWVTQASAPDWIQASGLATDERGFIAVNSNLQSLSHPRVFAAGDVATLVDDPRPKAGVFAVRQGKPLGNNLQRALSGQPLQPYSPQKRFLGLIGTGDKRAIASWGPLGCGPYAGLWQWKDFLDRQFMARFRC; translated from the coding sequence ATGACCGGCTTGCAATTGGTGTTGATTGGGGGAGGACACGCCCATGCGATTGTTGTGGAACAACTGAGAAAGCGTCCTTTAGCAGGCGTGCGGGTGACGCTGATTAGCGATACTACTCACGCCCCCTATTCAGGGATGCTACCCGGTCATGTGGCGGGTTTTTATGATTTTGAAACCTGTCATATTCCTTTAGAACCGCTTTGCCAAAAGGCGGGCGTTGAATTCTACTGCGATCGCGCCATTGGTTTAGACTTAGAAAATCAGCGCGTTTTGTGCGAGCAGCGTCCGCCTGTGGCGTTTGATTGGCTGTCAATTGATGTGGGTAGTACCCCAGCGAAAACGGCCGTAGTTGGGGCAGCGGAAAATGCGATCGCGGCCAAACCCGTCCCGCAATTTCTCGCCGCCTGGAACCAATTTTTAGAACAAATGCCCCAAACCCCTCAATCGATTGGAATTGTCGGAGGTGGGGCGGGTGGGGTGGAGTTGGCACTCAATATGCGGGGACGCTTTCAGCAATTGGGGGTTGCTTCGCAGATCGCGATTCATCTATTTCACCGCAGCGATCGCCTCACCCCCCAACACAACCGTTATGTGAGCCAAACCCTAGAAAAGTTACTGCACCAAAACGGGATTCAACTCCATTTAGAAGCAGAAGTCAAAGCGATCGCCCCCACCCAAGTTATTTGTCAATCAGGTTTAAGCGTTGAATGTCACCCGGTTTTCTGGGTAACGCAAGCCTCCGCCCCCGACTGGATTCAAGCATCAGGTTTGGCAACTGACGAACGCGGTTTTATCGCTGTGAACTCTAACTTGCAGTCGCTTTCCCATCCCCGCGTTTTTGCTGCTGGCGATGTCGCCACCCTCGTAGACGATCCGCGACCAAAAGCTGGGGTATTTGCCGTCCGCCAAGGGAAACCCCTAGGGAACAACCTGCAACGCGCCCTATCCGGTCAACCTCTCCAGCCTTATTCTCCCCAAAAGCGCTTTCTGGGCTTAATTGGTACGGGAGACAAAAGAGCGATCGCCTCTTGGGGACCTTTGGGTTGCGGCCCTTACGCAGGGTTGTGGCAATGGAAAGACTTTCTGGATCGGCAATTCATGGCACGTTTTCGCTGTTAG
- a CDS encoding serine/threonine-protein kinase, with the protein MLQVEQILQERYQLQRQLGRTAAGRQTWLALDLQTQEFVTVKLLAFSPQMQWEELKLFEREAQVLQALDRPQIPRYRDYFSIDQALGGGVPWFGLVQDYIPGHSLQELLEQGQHFSEKQVRQIAIEVLEILIYLHELSPPVLHRDIKPSNLILGEDKRVYLVDFGAVQAQAAVTGVTFTVVGTSGYAPLEQFWGRAVPASDLYALGATLIHLLTGVSPAELPQKDSKIQFADRVSINRNFVNWIETMTEIAVEKRFAQARLALEMLKSNQGWTKLKSKGQPLLRKLYKPSYTRIQLERSPTELEIVIPELGFNLSSHNANGVGCSGLFIGYFIFALTTAISRHWPGLGLLFIVLVLVRFAIASGQRTTLRLGRDSLELKRQLWGWTYIRHQEDLNQVFGVFLQGRQAVKIMIQTPVTTYYLGRSLGNQEAAWLAQEIQHWLNYRSE; encoded by the coding sequence ATGTTACAAGTCGAGCAGATTCTCCAAGAACGCTATCAACTGCAACGGCAGTTAGGACGCACCGCCGCTGGACGGCAAACTTGGCTGGCGTTGGACTTACAAACGCAAGAATTTGTGACGGTCAAATTGCTGGCGTTTAGTCCGCAAATGCAGTGGGAAGAGCTAAAGCTGTTTGAACGGGAAGCCCAAGTTTTGCAAGCGCTCGATCGCCCGCAAATTCCCCGCTATCGCGATTATTTTTCCATCGACCAGGCGTTAGGCGGCGGGGTACCTTGGTTTGGTTTGGTACAAGATTACATCCCCGGTCACTCGCTTCAGGAGTTGTTGGAACAGGGGCAGCATTTTAGCGAGAAACAAGTTCGTCAAATTGCGATTGAAGTGCTGGAAATTCTGATTTATCTCCACGAACTCAGTCCCCCGGTGCTGCATCGCGATATCAAGCCGAGCAATCTCATTTTGGGAGAAGATAAGCGGGTTTATTTGGTGGATTTTGGAGCGGTACAAGCTCAAGCCGCCGTGACTGGGGTAACGTTTACGGTGGTGGGAACGAGCGGATATGCGCCGTTAGAGCAATTTTGGGGTCGGGCGGTTCCGGCGTCGGATCTGTACGCATTGGGGGCGACGTTAATTCACTTGCTGACGGGGGTGTCTCCGGCGGAATTGCCCCAAAAGGATTCTAAGATTCAATTTGCCGATCGCGTTAGCATCAATCGCAATTTCGTGAACTGGATTGAAACGATGACGGAAATTGCGGTTGAAAAGCGTTTTGCTCAAGCGCGTCTGGCACTAGAGATGCTTAAGTCTAACCAAGGCTGGACGAAGTTGAAAAGCAAAGGACAGCCGCTCCTGCGAAAATTATACAAGCCCAGTTACACTCGCATTCAGCTAGAGCGATCGCCCACTGAGCTTGAGATTGTGATTCCCGAACTCGGTTTTAATCTGAGCAGTCATAACGCCAATGGGGTCGGTTGCTCTGGGCTATTTATTGGGTATTTTATCTTTGCGCTTACAACTGCGATCTCAAGACATTGGCCGGGGTTGGGGCTGCTGTTTATTGTATTGGTGTTAGTGAGATTTGCGATCGCATCTGGTCAAAGAACGACGTTGCGCCTCGGTCGAGATTCATTAGAGTTGAAACGACAACTTTGGGGTTGGACTTATATACGGCATCAGGAGGATTTAAACCAAGTCTTTGGGGTGTTCTTGCAAGGTCGCCAGGCCGTAAAAATTATGATTCAAACGCCCGTCACTACCTATTATTTAGGTCGGAGTTTGGGCAATCAAGAAGCAGCTTGGCTGGCTCAAGAGATCCAACATTGGTTAAATTACCGTTCCGAATAA